From the genome of Muricauda sp. SCSIO 64092, one region includes:
- the gmk gene encoding guanylate kinase — translation MTKGGKLIIFSAPSGSGKTTIVRHLLEQPELNLAFSVSATSRPKRGREKQGQHYYFMSISEFKKHIKDGDFLEWEEVYRDSFYGTLKSEVERLWAEGKNVIFDIDVAGGLRIKRKYPKETLAVFVKPPSVDELKIRLKKRSTESEDKINMRIAKASVELATAPQFDTVIKNYDLDIALGEAHKLVADFVGATIPNPSKKE, via the coding sequence ATGACAAAAGGGGGCAAGCTTATCATATTTTCGGCACCTTCGGGAAGTGGTAAGACCACCATAGTACGCCATTTGTTGGAACAACCCGAACTGAATTTAGCATTTTCCGTTTCGGCTACCTCTAGACCTAAAAGGGGACGGGAAAAACAAGGGCAGCATTATTATTTCATGTCCATTTCAGAATTTAAAAAACACATCAAGGACGGTGATTTTTTGGAATGGGAAGAGGTGTATCGAGACAGTTTTTACGGCACATTGAAAAGTGAGGTGGAACGTCTTTGGGCAGAAGGGAAAAACGTGATTTTCGATATAGATGTCGCAGGCGGTTTACGGATAAAAAGAAAGTATCCCAAGGAAACCTTGGCCGTTTTTGTAAAACCGCCAAGTGTGGACGAATTAAAAATCCGACTTAAAAAGCGAAGTACGGAAAGTGAGGACAAAATCAATATGCGGATAGCAAAGGCATCGGTGGAACTGGCCACGGCACCACAATTTGATACTGTAATCAAGAACTACGATTTGGACATTGCCCTGGGCGAGGCCCATAAATTGGTAGCCGATTTTGTAGGGGCCACCATACCCAATCCATCTAAAAAGGAATGA
- the nadD gene encoding nicotinate (nicotinamide) nucleotide adenylyltransferase, with amino-acid sequence MKKVGLYFGTFNPIHIGHLIIANHMAEFSDLDEVWFVVTPKSPFKQKQSLLDNHHRYQMVFEAIQDYPKLKASKIEFDLPQPNYTINTLVHIGERYRDHRFCLIMGEDNLKGFHKWKNYEAILDGYDIYMYPRISNGTTENQFKDHPKIHKVEAPIMEISSTFIRKEHKNGKNIRALLPDAVWKYLDEMNFYR; translated from the coding sequence ATGAAAAAAGTAGGGCTCTATTTTGGGACCTTTAATCCCATTCATATCGGTCATTTGATCATTGCGAACCATATGGCGGAATTTTCCGATCTGGATGAGGTTTGGTTTGTAGTTACCCCTAAAAGCCCGTTTAAACAAAAACAGTCCCTTTTGGATAACCATCATCGGTACCAAATGGTTTTTGAGGCCATTCAGGACTACCCAAAACTGAAGGCCAGCAAAATTGAATTTGACCTTCCCCAACCCAATTATACCATCAATACCCTGGTACATATTGGGGAACGTTATCGGGACCATCGCTTTTGTCTTATTATGGGTGAGGATAACTTAAAAGGGTTTCACAAATGGAAGAATTATGAGGCCATTTTGGATGGATATGATATTTATATGTATCCCAGAATCTCAAATGGGACTACGGAGAATCAGTTTAAGGACCATCCAAAAATCCATAAGGTTGAAGCACCTATTATGGAGATTTCCTCCACCTTTATCCGAAAGGAACATAAAAACGGAAAGAATATTAGGGCACTTTTGCCGGATGCCGTTTGGAAATACCTGGACGAGATGAATTTTTACAGGTAA
- a CDS encoding YicC/YloC family endoribonuclease — MIQSMTGYGKQVVQLATKKITVELKSLNSKNLDINSRIPQGYRDKELVLRKLIADSLVRGKVDFGLYVEITGEDTSAEINQGVVKKYMEQLSTIADGDDFKLLELALRMPDTLKTDKDDIDEGEIAAIKEALKKALAALQSFRTTEGQVLEKDFETRLKMLRELLQEVISIDPNRLKSIRERLEKAVTDLKTDVDENRFEQELIYYLEKYDITEEKVRLGNHLDYFETTLHSSNSNGKKLGFICQEIGREINTIGSKANYAPMQQIVVQMKDELEKIKEQLLNVL, encoded by the coding sequence ATGATTCAATCCATGACGGGCTATGGGAAGCAGGTCGTTCAGCTTGCAACCAAAAAAATTACCGTAGAACTCAAATCCCTAAACAGTAAAAATCTGGACATCAATTCCCGTATTCCGCAAGGCTATCGGGATAAGGAACTGGTGCTTCGCAAACTCATTGCGGATAGTTTGGTCCGGGGCAAGGTAGATTTTGGCCTGTATGTTGAAATTACCGGGGAAGACACCTCAGCGGAAATCAACCAGGGGGTGGTGAAAAAGTATATGGAGCAGTTATCCACAATCGCAGATGGGGATGACTTTAAACTGTTGGAACTGGCCTTACGAATGCCGGATACCCTAAAAACGGATAAGGATGATATTGACGAAGGGGAAATAGCTGCCATAAAAGAGGCCCTTAAAAAGGCCCTAGCCGCTTTACAAAGTTTTCGGACAACCGAAGGGCAAGTGTTGGAAAAAGACTTTGAAACCCGTTTGAAAATGCTTCGGGAGTTACTGCAAGAGGTTATTTCTATTGACCCGAACAGATTGAAATCCATACGGGAACGATTGGAGAAGGCGGTAACCGATTTAAAAACCGATGTGGATGAAAATCGATTTGAGCAAGAGTTGATCTATTATTTGGAAAAGTATGATATCACCGAGGAAAAGGTCCGTCTCGGAAATCATCTGGATTATTTTGAGACCACTTTGCATTCCTCAAATTCCAACGGCAAGAAACTTGGCTTTATCTGTCAGGAGATCGGAAGGGAAATCAATACCATTGGTTCCAAGGCAAATTATGCACCCATGCAGCAGATTGTGGTCCAAATGAAGGATGAGTTGGAAAAGATCAAAGAACAATTGTTGAACGTGCTATGA
- a CDS encoding DUF6503 family protein, with product MFPLLGIIPLLAIPTLAQELTGPELLEKTIAYHDPDNNWKTFKGTLEVTMETPNSSKRISKIGMDLPKSVFELHITKDGDSYGYKFNGDTCETSLNGTSQISEADIKKFRLTCERGKTMRDYYTYLYGLPMKLKDPGTLVHKTVQRRTFKGKEYLVLKVNYDEGVGKDTWYFYFDPQTYAMEVYQFYHEEPKNDGEYILLSGLEEINGIKMPKTRKWYYNKDDKFLGVDLLN from the coding sequence TTGTTCCCTTTACTCGGTATCATCCCATTATTGGCCATTCCCACTTTGGCCCAGGAATTGACCGGTCCCGAATTGCTCGAAAAGACCATTGCCTATCACGATCCCGACAACAACTGGAAAACGTTTAAGGGAACGTTGGAAGTGACCATGGAGACGCCCAATTCCTCAAAAAGAATCAGCAAAATTGGGATGGACCTTCCAAAATCCGTATTTGAATTGCACATTACCAAGGATGGCGATTCCTACGGCTACAAATTCAATGGGGACACCTGTGAAACTTCACTTAATGGCACTTCCCAGATTTCGGAAGCGGACATCAAAAAATTTCGATTGACCTGCGAACGGGGAAAAACCATGAGGGATTACTACACTTATCTTTATGGACTGCCCATGAAACTCAAGGACCCTGGTACCCTAGTGCATAAAACCGTGCAACGCAGAACATTTAAAGGGAAGGAATACTTGGTACTTAAAGTAAACTATGACGAAGGTGTGGGAAAGGATACCTGGTATTTTTACTTTGACCCACAAACCTATGCCATGGAGGTCTACCAGTTTTATCATGAGGAACCCAAGAATGATGGCGAGTATATTTTGCTTAGCGGACTGGAGGAAATCAATGGAATAAAAATGCCGAAAACCAGAAAGTGGTACTACAATAAAGACGACAAATTCCTTGGGGTGGACCTATTGAACTGA
- a CDS encoding LytR/AlgR family response regulator transcription factor — MTRYVIIDDEPIAHRIIEGYCEELPYLQKAGNAYNVFQASEILSQQKVDLVFLDINMPKMTGFEWLKTVSNPPGIIVTSAYKEYALEGYELDILDYLLKPFSLVRFLKAINKVNGPQKEEIKRTNPVSEELGSIFLRGDKAHHQIHLQDILFVEAYGNYVKVFFKAEMKVSHQKISTLEDLLPKGRFIRVHKSFIVSLDKIEQIQGNQVFIDRHKIPIGQTYRNKIRDLLGG, encoded by the coding sequence ATGACAAGATATGTGATCATAGATGACGAACCCATTGCCCACCGAATAATTGAGGGCTATTGCGAGGAATTACCATACCTGCAAAAAGCGGGCAATGCCTACAACGTATTTCAAGCCTCCGAAATACTGTCGCAGCAAAAAGTGGATTTGGTTTTTTTGGATATCAACATGCCCAAAATGACGGGTTTTGAATGGTTGAAGACAGTTTCCAATCCTCCAGGGATCATCGTGACCTCAGCGTATAAGGAATATGCTTTGGAAGGATACGAATTGGACATTTTGGACTATCTGCTGAAACCATTTTCCTTGGTACGTTTTTTAAAGGCCATTAATAAGGTCAATGGCCCCCAAAAAGAAGAAATTAAGCGCACCAATCCTGTTAGTGAAGAACTCGGCAGTATTTTTCTAAGGGGGGATAAAGCGCACCATCAAATCCACCTACAAGACATTTTATTCGTTGAGGCTTACGGCAATTATGTAAAGGTCTTTTTTAAAGCGGAAATGAAAGTAAGCCATCAGAAAATATCAACCCTGGAAGATTTACTTCCAAAAGGCAGGTTTATACGGGTCCATAAATCATTTATAGTGTCTTTGGACAAAATTGAACAAATTCAAGGGAACCAAGTTTTCATCGATAGGCACAAAATTCCCATAGGCCAGACCTATCGAAATAAGATTAGAGATTTGTTGGGCGGGTGA
- a CDS encoding DUF1080 domain-containing protein, which produces MKFFVPIVLLSVLVSCQQKVTVENSKINGEETVQEEPTKPEATEFYEPVPPKVTVGENGIPSDAIILFNGSDFDEWVSARDSTAVQWHLNKDGSMTVKDKAGDIQTKRNFGSVQLHIEWKSPAEIQGEGQNRGNSGVFLQSRYEVQVLDNNDNKTYVNGQVGSIYKQSVPLAMASRPSGEWNTYDILFHAPEFDESGTKTQSGTITVLHNGVLIQDHVEIEGTTEYIGWPKNTAHGPAPIKLQDHQDNSRVSYRNIWVREL; this is translated from the coding sequence ATGAAGTTTTTTGTACCCATTGTATTGTTGTCCGTATTGGTTTCGTGCCAACAAAAAGTTACTGTCGAAAATTCGAAGATCAATGGGGAGGAAACCGTTCAGGAAGAACCCACCAAACCGGAAGCTACGGAGTTTTATGAGCCGGTGCCCCCCAAAGTTACCGTGGGTGAAAATGGTATCCCCAGTGATGCCATTATACTGTTCAATGGAAGTGATTTTGATGAATGGGTCAGTGCACGGGACAGTACGGCGGTACAGTGGCATTTGAACAAAGATGGCAGCATGACGGTTAAGGACAAAGCCGGGGACATCCAAACCAAACGAAATTTTGGGAGCGTGCAGTTGCACATCGAGTGGAAATCCCCAGCGGAGATTCAAGGCGAAGGCCAGAATAGGGGCAACAGCGGGGTATTTTTGCAAAGCAGGTATGAAGTGCAGGTGTTGGACAATAATGACAACAAAACCTATGTCAATGGCCAGGTAGGCTCCATTTACAAGCAATCCGTTCCTTTGGCCATGGCCTCCAGGCCCTCTGGGGAATGGAATACCTATGATATCCTTTTTCATGCCCCCGAGTTTGATGAATCCGGCACCAAAACCCAATCCGGGACCATAACCGTACTGCATAATGGGGTTTTGATACAGGACCATGTGGAGATTGAAGGTACAACGGAATATATCGGTTGGCCCAAAAACACTGCCCATGGACCAGCACCAATTAAATTGCAGGACCATCAGGACAATAGTAGGGTCAGTTATCGAAATATTTGGGTAAGGGAGTTGTAA
- a CDS encoding ASCH domain-containing protein — MENASARSLWGDFLDAHLEFANEPAPQVGYFGDNEKDANTLVGLVLKDIKRATSHSLLGLQQRNEPLPKIGDFFVVTDWKGKAKCIIRTTSVKLIPYFAIHAEHARLEGEGDKSLEYWKKVHWEYYTRELATFGKKPLESMIVVFERFEKVFDR; from the coding sequence ATGGAAAATGCTTCTGCACGCAGTCTTTGGGGTGATTTTTTGGATGCCCATTTAGAGTTTGCCAATGAGCCCGCACCACAGGTAGGTTATTTTGGAGATAATGAAAAAGACGCCAATACCCTGGTAGGTTTGGTCCTAAAAGACATCAAAAGGGCCACTTCACACTCCTTATTGGGACTACAACAACGAAATGAACCCTTACCCAAAATTGGCGACTTTTTTGTGGTTACCGACTGGAAGGGAAAAGCAAAATGCATTATCCGAACTACCTCGGTAAAATTGATTCCCTACTTTGCCATACATGCAGAGCATGCCCGTTTGGAGGGAGAGGGCGATAAGAGTTTGGAATACTGGAAAAAGGTCCATTGGGAATACTATACCCGTGAACTTGCCACTTTTGGGAAAAAACCACTGGAAAGTATGATTGTCGTTTTTGAACGCTTTGAAAAGGTGTTTGACCGATAG
- a CDS encoding GMC oxidoreductase, which produces MANPNTVYDAIVVGTGITGGWAAKELCENGLKTLVLERGRMVKHVQDYPTMHDDPWDYKYHGELDREQKKEYPKQLRVGWAPREDVKHFFVNDLEHPYQETKRFDWIRGYHVGGRSLTWGRQSYRWSDMDFEANLKEGIAVDWPVRYKDIAPWYDTVEQYIGVSGEHLGLKQLPDGKFHPPMELNCVEKELQQSLAEQFDDGRVLTIGRTANITDKNAQIEGRGPCQYRNRCWRGCPFGGYFSSNSSTLPAAERTGNLTLRANSIVHEVLYDETTKKAIGVKVIDTETHEKMEFKGKLIFLCASAMASVGILWQSKSKTFPNGMGNNHDQLGRNVMDHHYQLGASAKVDGHLDKYYKGRRPNGFYIPRFVNLDEKTKRTTFLRGFGYQGGASRQNWSEMVAEMGYGKALKEAILKPGGWQIGMTGFGEMLPYHDNRVSLSKDQKDQWGLPQLDFDVEFKQNEYRMRETIKEEAAKMLRSAGFRDVHVYENDTGPGLGIHEMGGARMGWNPRTSVTNKHNQLHDVPNVYVTDGAFMTSASCVNPSLTYMAFTARAANHAAEQLKLGKFS; this is translated from the coding sequence ATGGCAAATCCAAATACCGTCTATGACGCCATTGTTGTAGGTACTGGAATTACCGGTGGCTGGGCCGCAAAGGAACTTTGTGAAAATGGCCTAAAAACCTTGGTTTTGGAACGTGGTCGAATGGTAAAGCACGTTCAGGATTATCCCACCATGCACGATGACCCGTGGGATTACAAGTACCATGGGGAACTGGATAGGGAACAAAAAAAGGAATATCCCAAACAATTACGGGTGGGGTGGGCACCAAGGGAGGATGTAAAACATTTTTTTGTCAACGACCTGGAGCATCCCTACCAGGAAACCAAACGCTTTGATTGGATACGGGGTTACCATGTTGGGGGGCGTTCATTGACATGGGGGCGTCAAAGCTATCGATGGAGCGACATGGATTTTGAGGCGAACCTCAAGGAAGGTATTGCTGTGGATTGGCCGGTGCGTTACAAGGATATTGCACCCTGGTACGATACCGTTGAGCAATATATTGGGGTCAGTGGTGAACATCTTGGACTGAAACAATTGCCCGATGGCAAATTCCATCCACCAATGGAATTGAACTGTGTTGAAAAAGAACTACAACAATCCTTGGCAGAACAATTTGATGATGGGCGGGTATTGACCATTGGACGTACGGCAAACATTACGGACAAAAACGCACAAATTGAGGGTAGGGGCCCATGCCAATACCGCAATCGGTGCTGGAGGGGGTGCCCTTTTGGCGGGTATTTCAGTAGCAATTCATCTACCTTGCCCGCCGCGGAACGAACAGGCAACCTTACGCTTCGGGCCAATTCCATTGTCCATGAAGTACTTTATGATGAGACCACCAAAAAGGCCATCGGGGTAAAGGTAATCGATACGGAAACCCATGAAAAAATGGAGTTTAAAGGAAAACTTATCTTTCTATGTGCTTCTGCAATGGCCTCCGTGGGAATCTTATGGCAATCCAAGTCCAAAACCTTCCCCAATGGAATGGGGAACAACCATGACCAATTGGGGCGTAATGTTATGGATCACCACTATCAACTGGGGGCTTCCGCCAAAGTGGATGGTCACCTGGATAAATACTATAAAGGGCGAAGGCCCAATGGATTTTATATTCCCCGTTTTGTGAATTTGGACGAAAAGACCAAACGAACAACGTTTTTAAGGGGTTTTGGCTATCAAGGGGGTGCAAGTCGTCAAAATTGGTCGGAGATGGTTGCTGAAATGGGCTATGGAAAAGCCTTGAAAGAGGCCATTCTAAAACCAGGAGGTTGGCAAATTGGGATGACCGGGTTTGGGGAAATGTTACCGTACCATGATAACCGGGTTTCCCTAAGCAAGGACCAAAAAGACCAATGGGGACTGCCACAGTTGGATTTTGATGTGGAATTCAAACAAAATGAATACCGTATGCGGGAAACCATTAAGGAAGAAGCCGCCAAAATGTTACGATCGGCCGGTTTTAGGGACGTCCATGTGTACGAAAATGACACAGGCCCCGGATTGGGAATCCATGAGATGGGGGGCGCCCGTATGGGATGGAACCCAAGAACCTCCGTCACCAACAAACACAATCAATTGCACGATGTCCCCAACGTTTATGTAACGGATGGGGCCTTTATGACTTCGGCAAGTTGTGTGAACCCTTCATTAACGTATATGGCCTTTACCGCCAGGGCAGCAAATCATGCTGCGGAACAGCTCAAACTTGGTAAATTTTCTTAA
- a CDS encoding inorganic phosphate transporter — protein sequence MGENIYIFMVIALAILAITDLVVGVSNDAVNFLNSAIGSKAISFRTIIIVASLGIAFGAVSSSGMMEVARKGIFNPTEFVFAEIMIIFMAVMITDILLLDFFNTLGMPTSTTVSIVFELLGAAVAISLVKIIAVDGSFSDLGSYINTEKATEIIFGILLSVFIAFTIGAIVQFLSRVLISFKFEEKPKWVEALFGGLAITAIIYFILVKGLKSADIFDESVISFIYEYTEIFILENIIFWTLLSWAFSAWLKWNIYRVVIVLGTFALAMAFAGNDLVNFIGVPIAALQSFQNWQGSGIAPTEFNMQGLTAAVQTPTLLLLLSGGIMVLTLWFSSKAKSVVKTSVDLARQDEGEERFQPNYLSRQIVKFSVTAFESLSAIIPPSLSKRIDKQFETPNTYIPKSKVQDMPAFDMVRAAVNLMVASVLISIATSMKLPLSTTYVTFMVTMGTSLADRAWGAESAVYRVAGVLNVIGGWFFTAFSAFTAAAIIAYILHLGGLVSLIILLVVAAALILRNYMAHNKKTKVIKAEDSLRRAHSSSIQGVIEESADNIGKMIKRTNKIYTGAINGLARHDLEALRKNNKGVSKMSKEIEDLQNNIFYFIKNLDDSSVGGASNFYINLLDHLQDLAQSLELISKIGYTHVNNNHKKLKYNQIKELKDLDFNLEKLFNDTSETFNDRSFERIGKMLSTKDSYITLVDEKIEKQVARTRTEESSPKNTRLYFSLLTESKDLIKATMKLLELYYLEHDSSVEPAKIDIKTMS from the coding sequence ATGGGCGAGAACATCTACATTTTTATGGTTATTGCTTTGGCTATTTTGGCAATAACGGATCTTGTGGTTGGTGTAAGTAATGATGCTGTTAACTTTTTGAACTCGGCCATAGGTTCAAAAGCAATTTCATTCAGGACCATCATAATCGTGGCCAGTTTGGGCATTGCTTTTGGTGCAGTTTCCTCCAGTGGGATGATGGAGGTCGCCCGTAAGGGAATATTCAATCCTACCGAATTTGTTTTTGCCGAAATCATGATAATTTTTATGGCCGTCATGATTACCGATATCCTGCTGCTGGATTTTTTCAATACACTTGGGATGCCAACCTCAACGACCGTTTCCATTGTTTTTGAGCTTTTGGGTGCTGCGGTGGCCATTTCATTGGTTAAAATCATTGCCGTTGATGGCAGCTTCTCGGACCTTGGATCCTACATCAATACGGAAAAGGCAACAGAGATTATATTTGGCATCCTCTTATCGGTATTTATAGCCTTTACCATAGGTGCCATAGTACAGTTCCTTTCCAGGGTATTGATTTCATTCAAATTTGAAGAAAAGCCCAAATGGGTAGAAGCCCTTTTCGGGGGACTGGCCATAACTGCCATTATTTATTTTATCCTGGTGAAAGGATTAAAAAGTGCGGACATCTTTGATGAATCGGTCATCAGTTTTATTTACGAGTATACCGAAATTTTCATTCTTGAAAACATCATTTTTTGGACCTTGCTTTCCTGGGCATTTTCCGCATGGTTAAAATGGAACATCTACAGGGTGGTCATAGTGCTCGGCACCTTTGCCTTGGCCATGGCCTTTGCGGGAAACGACTTGGTCAATTTCATTGGTGTTCCCATTGCCGCATTGCAGTCGTTTCAAAACTGGCAGGGTTCCGGTATTGCACCCACCGAATTCAATATGCAGGGGCTTACCGCCGCGGTTCAGACGCCTACGCTGTTGCTTTTGCTCTCAGGAGGAATAATGGTACTGACCCTATGGTTTTCCTCCAAGGCAAAAAGCGTGGTAAAGACCAGCGTGGATTTGGCGAGACAAGATGAGGGCGAAGAGCGTTTTCAACCCAATTATCTGTCCAGGCAAATCGTTAAATTCAGTGTAACCGCTTTTGAAAGCCTATCGGCCATCATCCCGCCTTCATTGAGCAAGCGCATCGATAAACAATTTGAAACTCCCAATACCTATATCCCCAAAAGTAAGGTCCAGGATATGCCCGCTTTTGATATGGTCAGGGCGGCCGTTAACCTCATGGTGGCCAGTGTACTTATTTCCATAGCCACCTCAATGAAATTACCGTTATCCACAACCTATGTCACTTTTATGGTGACCATGGGCACTTCCCTGGCCGACCGAGCGTGGGGTGCGGAAAGTGCGGTATACCGGGTTGCCGGGGTGTTAAATGTTATTGGAGGCTGGTTTTTTACGGCATTCAGTGCGTTCACGGCGGCGGCCATCATCGCCTACATCCTGCATCTTGGAGGTCTGGTTTCCCTCATTATCCTTTTAGTGGTTGCTGCGGCCCTGATATTGCGAAACTATATGGCACACAACAAAAAAACCAAGGTCATTAAAGCAGAGGACAGTTTGCGCAGGGCCCATAGCAGTTCCATACAAGGGGTAATTGAGGAAAGTGCGGACAACATTGGCAAAATGATAAAACGCACCAATAAAATCTATACCGGGGCAATCAACGGTTTGGCCAGACATGATCTGGAAGCGTTACGAAAGAACAACAAGGGAGTCTCCAAAATGTCCAAGGAGATAGAGGATCTACAGAACAATATCTTCTATTTCATCAAAAACCTGGACGATTCCAGCGTTGGAGGGGCGAGTAATTTTTATATCAATTTGTTGGACCACTTACAGGATTTGGCCCAATCCCTGGAATTGATTTCCAAAATAGGCTACACCCATGTCAACAACAACCATAAAAAACTGAAGTACAATCAAATCAAGGAGTTAAAGGATTTGGACTTCAATCTGGAAAAGCTTTTTAATGATACTTCGGAAACCTTTAATGACCGTTCTTTTGAACGTATTGGGAAAATGCTGTCCACCAAGGATTCGTATATAACCTTGGTAGATGAAAAAATCGAAAAACAGGTTGCAAGAACACGTACGGAGGAATCCAGCCCAAAGAACACACGGCTTTATTTTTCCTTATTGACGGAAAGTAAGGATTTGATCAAAGCCACCATGAAGCTTTTGGAGCTCTATTATTTAGAGCATGACAGTTCCGTGGAACCGGCAAAAATCGATATTAAGACCATGTCGTGA
- a CDS encoding sugar phosphate isomerase/epimerase family protein has product MKTIKGPAVFLAQFVDSNPPFNSLEGLCEWASGLGYKGIQIPTWEKFLIDLDKAAASQDYCDELKGKINSYGLEITELSTHLQGQLVAVHPAYDIMFDNFAPDALKGKPKERTAWAVETVKKAATASRRLGIKAHATFSGALLWHTAHPWPQRPPGLVEMGFEELANRWMPILNHFDEEGVDVCYEIHPGEDLHDGDTFERFLAATGNHKRVNILYDPSHFVLQQLDYITYIDHYHEFIKSFHVKDSEFNPTGKKGAFGGYNDWGDRAGRYRSLGDGQIDFKSIFSKLTQYGCDVWAVMEWECCIKSPEQGAREGAKFIADHIIEATQKTFDDFAGAAIDKEQLRKILGL; this is encoded by the coding sequence ATGAAGACGATAAAAGGACCTGCCGTCTTTTTGGCTCAATTTGTGGACAGTAACCCACCTTTCAATTCCTTGGAAGGGCTATGCGAATGGGCATCCGGTTTGGGCTATAAGGGCATTCAAATCCCTACATGGGAAAAATTCCTGATTGATTTGGATAAAGCGGCAGCGTCCCAGGACTATTGTGATGAACTTAAGGGCAAAATCAATTCCTACGGTCTGGAGATTACCGAATTGTCCACACACCTACAGGGACAGCTTGTGGCCGTACACCCTGCCTATGACATTATGTTTGATAATTTTGCTCCCGACGCATTAAAGGGAAAACCAAAAGAGCGTACTGCCTGGGCCGTGGAAACCGTTAAAAAGGCGGCCACGGCAAGTAGGAGATTGGGCATAAAGGCACATGCCACCTTTTCAGGAGCCTTGTTGTGGCATACCGCCCATCCCTGGCCCCAGCGACCACCCGGATTGGTGGAAATGGGTTTTGAGGAACTCGCCAACCGTTGGATGCCCATCCTAAACCATTTTGATGAAGAAGGTGTTGATGTTTGCTATGAAATACATCCGGGAGAGGATTTGCACGATGGGGATACTTTTGAGCGTTTTTTGGCAGCAACGGGCAACCACAAGCGGGTGAATATTTTGTATGACCCCAGCCATTTTGTACTGCAGCAACTGGATTACATTACCTACATAGACCATTATCATGAATTTATTAAATCCTTTCACGTAAAGGATTCCGAATTTAACCCAACAGGAAAAAAAGGGGCCTTTGGAGGCTATAACGATTGGGGGGACCGGGCTGGACGCTATCGTTCGCTCGGGGATGGACAAATTGATTTTAAAAGCATTTTTTCCAAACTGACGCAGTACGGATGTGATGTCTGGGCTGTAATGGAATGGGAATGTTGTATCAAGAGTCCAGAACAAGGGGCAAGGGAAGGGGCCAAGTTTATCGCCGATCATATTATTGAAGCAACCCAAAAAACCTTTGATGATTTTGCAGGTGCGGCGATTGATAAGGAACAACTAAGGAAAATTTTAGGGCTGTGA
- a CDS encoding DUF1080 domain-containing protein — protein sequence MTKEHDEWEVLFDGTSFDGWHFYNGGAVTEPWELEQGAMVFYPPENRPDGRGYNIVTDKEYTNFVLSLEWKVSEGGNSGIFWGVFEDKRFVQPYETGPEIQVLDDDRHPDAKNGTTHQAGALYDLVAPSQKAVKPAGEWNTVELTVDHKSNGGRVLLNTIKIIEFPVHGAAWDAMVANSKFADWEGFGTYRTGKIGLQDHGDIVAYRNIKIKVL from the coding sequence GTGACAAAGGAACACGATGAATGGGAAGTGCTATTTGATGGTACCTCCTTTGATGGATGGCATTTTTACAATGGTGGGGCGGTTACCGAACCATGGGAATTGGAACAAGGCGCAATGGTGTTTTATCCCCCTGAAAACAGACCTGACGGACGGGGGTACAATATAGTCACGGACAAGGAATACACCAACTTTGTACTGTCTTTGGAATGGAAGGTTTCCGAAGGGGGCAACAGTGGTATTTTTTGGGGTGTTTTTGAGGACAAAAGATTTGTGCAACCCTACGAAACCGGACCGGAAATCCAAGTGTTGGACGATGACCGCCATCCGGATGCCAAAAATGGAACCACGCACCAGGCAGGTGCCCTTTATGATCTGGTCGCCCCATCCCAAAAAGCGGTAAAACCAGCAGGCGAATGGAACACGGTAGAATTGACCGTAGACCATAAAAGCAATGGGGGAAGGGTACTTCTTAATACGATAAAGATTATTGAATTTCCAGTGCATGGTGCTGCCTGGGACGCTATGGTCGCCAATTCAAAATTTGCCGATTGGGAAGGTTTTGGAACCTACCGAACGGGGAAGATAGGACTACAAGATCATGGGGATATCGTTGCTTACAGAAATATTAAAATTAAAGTGTTATAA